One genomic window of Camelina sativa cultivar DH55 chromosome 5, Cs, whole genome shotgun sequence includes the following:
- the LOC104787586 gene encoding LOW QUALITY PROTEIN: E3 ubiquitin-protein ligase SINA-like 4 (The sequence of the model RefSeq protein was modified relative to this genomic sequence to represent the inferred CDS: inserted 1 base in 1 codon; deleted 1 base in 1 codon) — protein sequence MTILSRRNDGGGNSHRSSTKRQRLPSVSTDDSSSGEEEENEKTLVVLSDDSDSDEDITLQSSKRRISTSPKSVTLPSSNVLDCPNCFDPLKKPIFQCNNGHLACFLCCIKLKKRCSLCKLPIGDVRCRAMEKVIKAGLVSCSNAMYGCKESTTYGNKLLSHEKICVFAPCSCPXKDCNYIGSYKDLNSHFRDAHKKSPGEIMSLVLKRPILFGLELDDSDNIVIFQEEKEGDVFVVQGFTASHGVYVTVSHIAPMVPGVRKFSCSLAKLKQYSTLRLGLRVKNIQKSREQEEQPEDDFMLIPSFMLSGDNIKMQISIGNEDAYVHI from the exons atgacgATATTGTCGAGGCGCAACGACGGAGGAGGAAACAGCCACCGTAGCTCCACGAAGAGGCAACGACTTCCGTCTGTTTCCACCGACGACTCAAGTtctggggaagaagaagaaaacgaaaagacACTTGTGGTGCTTAGTGATGATAGTGATTCTGACGAAGATATAACTCTCCAATCAAGCAAACGCCGGATTAGTACATCTCCGAAATCCGTAACTCTGCCCAGTTCAAATGTTCTTGACTGCCCCAATTGCTTTGACCCTTTGAAAAAACCAATCTTTCAG TGTAATAATGGGCATCTAGCTTGTTTCTTGTGCTGCATCAAATTGAAGAAGAGATGCTCGTTGTGCAAATTGCCTATAGGGGATGTTCGATGCAGAGCCATGGAGAAGGTCATAAAAGCAGGGTTAGTCTCATGCTCAAATGCAATGTATGGGTGTAAAGAGAGCACCACGTATGGAAACAAA TTACTAAGCCATGAGAAGATTTGTGTTTTTGCGCCATGTTCATGTC TGAAGGATTGTAACTACATTGGCTCCTACAAGGATCTCAACAGCCATTTTCGTGATGCACACAAAAAGAGTCCTGGTGAAATCATGTCGTTGGTGCTGAAACGTCCTATATTATTCGGCTTGGAGCTGGACGATAGTGATAACATAGTCATttttcaagaagagaaagagggtGATGTGTTTGTAGTTCAAGGTTTCACCGCATCACACGGGGTGTATGTGACTGTGAGCCATATTGCGCCTATGGTTCCGGGAGTTCGCAAATTCTCCTGCAGCCTAGCCAAACTCAAACAGTATAGCACACTAAGGCTGGGGTTGCGGGTGAAGAATATTCAAAAATCGAGAGAGCAAGAAGAGCAGCCTGAAGATGACTTCATGTTGATTCCATCTTTTATGCTGAGTGGTGATAATATAAAGATGCAGATTAGCATCGGCAATGAAGATGCCTATGTTCATATCTGA